One part of the Quercus lobata isolate SW786 chromosome 7, ValleyOak3.0 Primary Assembly, whole genome shotgun sequence genome encodes these proteins:
- the LOC115953301 gene encoding glucomannan 4-beta-mannosyltransferase 9: MDRLSSSTILPDAFQGARDDISMQLEIIWAQIKAPLIVPLLRISVVLCLIMSVMLFIERVYMGIVIVLIKLFGRKPEKRYKWEAIKDDVELGNSAYPMVLVQIPMYNEREVYQLSIGAACGLSWPSDRIIIQVLDDSTDPTIKDLVELECQRWASKGINIKYEIRDNRNGYKAGALKEGMKRSYVKHCDYVAILDADFQPEPDFLWRTIPFLTHNPQLALVQARWKFVNSDECLMTRIQEMSLDYHFTVEQEVGSSTYAFFGFNGTAGVWRIAALNEAGGWKDRTTVEDMDLAVRASLKGWKFLYLGGVQVKNELPSTFKAYRYQQHRWSCGPANLFRKMVVEIIRNKKVSLWKKLHVIYSFFFIRKIIAHINTFVFYCIVLPATVVVPEVVVPKWGSVYIPSLITLLNAVGTPRSLHLLVFWILFENVMSLHRMKATIIGLLETNRANEWIVTEKLGDAFKAKAGLKAPRKPRFRIGGRLHLLELAVGAFLLFIGWYDVFFGKNHFFLFLFMQAAAFFIVGFGYVGTFVPNS, encoded by the exons ATGGATCGGCTTTCATCGTCGACAATTCTTCCAGACGCATTTCAAGGAGCCAGAGATGACATTTCCATGCAACTTGAAATTATCTGGGCTCAGATCAAAGCGCCATTGATTGTCCCTCTGTTAAGAATCTCAGTGGTTTTGTGCTTGATCATGTCGGTGATGCTGTTCATCGAGAGGGTTTATATGGGTATTGTCATTGTTCTGATTAAGCTGTTTGGTCGAAAACCCGAAAAGCGTTACAAATGGGAGGCAATTAAAGACGACGTTGAGCTTGGAAACTCAGCTTATCCTATGGTCCTTGTCCAAATCCCCATGTACAACGAAAGAGAG gTGTATCAACTATCAATTGGAGCTGCATGTGGGCTTTCATGGCCTTCTGATCGAATCATCATACAAGTACTTGATGATTCCACAGACCCAACAATAAAG GACTTGGTGGAGCTAGAATGTCAAAGGTGGGCAAGCAAAGGCATAAACATAAAGTACGAAATTAGAGACAACAGAAATGGGTATAAGGCAGGTGCTTTGAAAGAAGGCATGAAGCGTAGCTACGTGAAACACTGCGATTATGTAGCCATTCTTGACGCGGATTTTCAACCCGAACCAGATTTTCTATGGCGAACCATACCTTTCCTTACCCATAATCCTCAACTAGCACTCGTTCAGGCCCGTTGGAAATTCG TGAACTCCGATGAGTGCTTGATGACAAGAATTCAAGAAATGTCATTGGATTACCATTTCACAGTGGAGCAAGAAGTGGGGTCATCCACATATGCCTTCTTTGGATTCAATG GGACAGCAGGTGTGTGGAGAATTGCTGCACTTAATGAGGCTGGAGGATGGAAAGACAGGACCACTGTGGAAGATATGGACCTGGCTGTTAGAGCTAGTCTCAAAGGATGGAAATTTTTGTACCTCGGAGGTGTTCAg GTGAAAAATGAATTGCCTAGTACATTCAAAGCCTACCGGTACCAACAACATCGGTGGTCATGTGGTCCGGCCAATCTTTTCAGGAAAATGGTAGTAGAGATTATAAGAAACAAG AAAGTATCTTTATGGAAGAAGTTACATGTGATATACAGCTTCTTCTTTATTCGGAAGATCATAGCCCACATAAACACATTTGTGTTTTACTGCATTGTACTACCAGCAACTGTTGTAGTACCTGAAGTTGTGGTTCCAAAGTGGGGATCAGTTTACATTCCATCCCTCATCACCCTTCTTAATGCTGTTGGAACTCCAAG GTCACTCCACTTATTGGTTTTCTGGATCCTTTTTGAGAACGTCATGTCACTACATCGAATGAAGGCTACCATCATTGGTCTACTAGAGACAAATCGAGCAAATGAATGGATTGTAACAGAGAAACTAGGAGATGCTTTCAAGGCTAAAGCAGGCTTGAAAGCACCAAGAAAACCTCGGTTCAGGATTGGAGGAAG ACTCCATTTACTAGAGCTTGCAGTTGGAGCATTCCTATTATTTATTGGCTGGTATGATGTTTTCTTTGGAAAAAACCACTTCTTCCTATTCCTTTTTATGCAAGCAGCTGCCTTCTTCATCGTGGGGTTTGGGTACGTTGGCACCTTTGTCCCAAACTCTTAG